The Planktothrix serta PCC 8927 genomic interval TAGAAGGAACAGAAGGTCTTAAAAATAGGACAAAAATCAACAGAAATATCGGAATAATTCCTAATAGAGATTGTATCCAAAATCCAACCCAACCCAACCGCCGGAAATCTTGAGCAATTTCCCGAATATTAGGAGATCCCGATTCATAATTATCTTGAGAATCAATCATCTTTTTTTCCTTAATTTCAAATAAAATATTAGTTTCGAGCATTAGGTTTCCGAGTTCAAAGTATCAATTATTTCCTCCTCCCTCCCCTACTCCTCCTGCTCCTTCTGTTCCCTGTTCCCTGTTCCCTGTTCCCTCTGATCCCCATTGATCTAATAAATCAGTGAGTAAAAGTTCTTCAATCCAAGTTTTGCTCACCACTGTTAAGGGTAAGGCTAAAACTAAACCTAACACCCCAAAAAAGGAGGCAAAAAAGATTTGAGCCGTTAAGGTAATCGCGGGTAACAAATCAACTTGTTTTTGCATGACCAGAGGACTAAACCAATAGCTCTCTAAGTTTTGAATAATAACGTATAGGATAATGACTGCCAAGGCTTTCCAAGGGGTATCTAATAACGCAACAGAAACGGGAAAAATCACACTGGCTGTCGGCCCAATATTCGGAACAAAGTTAAACATTCCCGCTAATAGCGCATGGGCAAATACAAACGGAATCCCCAAAATTAGCAGACCGATAGCACTCAATATTGCCACAAAAGTAGAGGTAATAACAATCCCTCCCATCCATTGCAATAAAGTTGTTTCACATTTGGATAAAATGTAATCGGCTCGATGACGATAAAACGAGGGAAATAAACGTACCAATCCCCGACGATAGGAGGAGGGATCAGCTAATAACATCAAGGCAAATATTAATAGTAATAGAAACTGTAAAAAGTTGCCAATCGAGTTAGAAAAGAAGGCAAAGAAATTTCCCAATAGCTTTTGAGCGAAAGGCCCAGCTTGTGCTGCTAGTTGGGTGACATTCGGAAGCTCAACATTCAGGTCAGGAAGCCAACTGGGGGGATTTTTAGCCAGACCGTTCAGCCAAATCAGTAATTTATCGTACCCCACAGGAACCAATTTGATCAGTTCTTGAAACTGGTCTAAAAACGGAGGCAAAACCACACTAATTAACACTGCACCCATCACCACAATTAAGGCGAGTGATAACAAAACGGCACGTCCGCGCTTCAGTCCAAATCGTTGTATCCGTCGTACTAAACTGTTAACCGCAATGGACAACACAACGGAGGTAAACAGAAGCAGTAGGATTTGCCGAAACTGCCACAGAATAATGAGGGCAATGACTAAACAAAGGAACCCGATCCAATCTGCCAGTTTCAAGATGTCAACTCCTGTTTTACGCTTGTTAATACCTTTTTTTTAACCCAATATCCCGCAATTGAAAGTAATGACGGCTTCCACACAGCAACAGAGGTTTAAGATGAAAAGTTAGAAATACAGATTTATACTCAATATGCTACAGCCTCAACTTTTGAATTGGGAATGTCGTGATACCCTCCATATTCATTCTGATGCCGTCAGAGTGATTGCCATGAGTTACGATGGTAAACTTCTGGCCAGTCGCAGTGATGATGCCACGTTGCAACTTTACAACTTGGAAACACCCTCTGCGCCGATGATTCTGGCTGATAACCTCTGCCGACAATATCCCGGTTATGGGTTAGTATTCAGTCCAAATTCTCCCATACTGGCGGTTGAATGCGATAAAAATATTCACCTTTGGAATGTGAGCACGCTTCAATATCAAGTATTGGACTTGGGGTTATCGGTTCCTATTTGTTCTTTAGCGTTTAGTCCCAATGGTAAACTTCTGGCTGCGGGGAGTTTTGATGGCTTCATTGGGTTTTGGGATTTAACGAAGGGTCAACCTCTCCCCCCGTTAAAAGCGCATTCTTTTCCAATTTGGTCATTGGCCTTTAGTCCTGATAGTTTATTTTTGGCCAGTGGTAGTGGGGATGGAACCGTGGGATTATGGAGTGTAAATGGCCAGCAGTCATTAGCGCTTTTGGTGGGTCATTCCTTTCCGGTTTGGTCGGTAGCTTTTAGTCCCGATGGTTTGACTCTCGCTACTGGAAGTGAAGACAAGACGATTAAACTCTGGTGGCTGGAAATTGGCCAGGAGTTAGCGACCCTGATGGGTCATTCGGCTTCTGTGCAGTCTCTAGCTTTCTCGACCGAAGGCAAAATTTTAGTGAGTGCGAGTAATGATGGCACGTTGAGGCTGTGGAAAATTAGCCCAGATTTGCAAGTGGGAGCGCTGTTAGAGCCGATTCAGATCCTCGCAGGTCATCAAGGTTCCGTTGGAACGGTTATCTATAGTCCTTCTGAACGTTTGATCGTCAGTGGGAGTACGGATGCAACTATTAAACTTTGGCGCAAAGGTTAACAGTTGACTGTTGACTGTTGACTGTTGACTGTTGACTGTTAGCAAACCTCCCTCTCCCCCTTCTTCCCCTGTTCCCTGTTCCCTGTTCCCTGTTCCCTGTTCCCTGTTCCCTGTTCCCTGTTCCCTGTTCCCTAATTCTAAGGCAAAGAATACCCTGTTTTTTGCTGAATAAAATCTAATATTTTAGAATAGGCTTCGGAATTGGTTTGAGGATTAATAATAATGGCTTCTTTACCATCAGGAAGCCAAAACATGATGCGTTTACTAGAATCAACAACAAAAGTATTAAGGCGATTCAAATCAACAATATATTCATGTCGATCATAAATAATCTTAATCCAATAGTGAGTTAAGGAATGGACAGTAATTTTTTGAATATAATCTAAAATATCTTCATAAGTTTGGGGGTTATTTTGATAATTAATAATAATAGGTTTACCATTAGCAGGCAACCACAAAGTAATCCGTTTGTTCAATCCCGATGCAAACGCACTAATACTATCGAGATCAATCAGATAAGTTTCTCGGTCATAATTCATTTTGATCCAGTACGCCACAAAACCTCCTCAGACCTGTGAATCCTTACTAAGACTCAACTCGCTTCCTGAATAAATTCTATAAACAGACCAGAGGACAATCATCACTCACCCATTCCCTCTGATCATAGAATGATGATTGATCGGGTGGGATGAAAATTTCCCCTGAAATTAGAAATTGATGCCCCTGGTCTTCTTTTCTAACTGAATTGACAATTTTAGGAAACTTTAGCCGGAGAATTAAACACCAGAAGTGGAACGTAATTCAGTCGGGTCTAATCGTCCGTTGATGGGTTCAGTCATTGCAGTTTGGGTTTTTTTTAATAACTGGGTTGCGGCTTCAACAAACCCTTGAAACAGAGGGTGAGGACTATTGGGTCGGGATTGAAATTCGGGGTGAAATTGAGTCGCCACAAAGAAAGGATGGTTGGGTAATTCAATAATTTCGACTAAACGACCATCGGGGGATGTTCCACTAATGGTATAGCCCGATTCTAAGAATAATGTACGATAGGCATTATTGAATTCATAACGATGGCGATGGCGTTCATAAACCACTTCCTGCTGATAGAGTTTAAACGCTAAAGTATCCGGTTGTAAACGACAGGGATATAAGCCTAAACGCATGGTTCCCCCTAAGTCTACAACATCCTGCTGTTCCGGTAATAAATTAATCACAGGATTTGGAGTTTCTGGGTCAAATTCAGCACTATGCGCTCGTTCAAGTCTAGCAATATGACGGGCCCATTCAATCACTGAACATTGCATTCCTAAACATAATCCCAGGAAGGGGATTTTTTGTTCTCGTGCATATTCAATTGCTGAAATTTTACCGTCCGTTCCACGTTGTCCAAATCCACCCGGAACGACAATTCCTTGCACATTTTTAAGATAATTTTCAGGATTATTTCCTTCAATATCTTCCGAGTTAATCCATTCTAAATGGAGTTCTGCACCCACTTGAACAGCCGCATGATGGAGGGCTTCTACAACGGATAGATAGGCATCAGTTAACTGCACATATTTCCCCACAATGGCAATCGTAATTTTAGGGTGGGGGAGGGGACATTTTGTATTGTGATCCCGATGATAGAGCCGATCAACTAAAGTTTGCCATGCTGTTAAATTCGGTTGTCGTTGTTCCAATTGTAACAGTTTTAAGCTTTGTTCGG includes:
- a CDS encoding AI-2E family transporter is translated as MKLADWIGFLCLVIALIILWQFRQILLLLFTSVVLSIAVNSLVRRIQRFGLKRGRAVLLSLALIVVMGAVLISVVLPPFLDQFQELIKLVPVGYDKLLIWLNGLAKNPPSWLPDLNVELPNVTQLAAQAGPFAQKLLGNFFAFFSNSIGNFLQFLLLLIFALMLLADPSSYRRGLVRLFPSFYRHRADYILSKCETTLLQWMGGIVITSTFVAILSAIGLLILGIPFVFAHALLAGMFNFVPNIGPTASVIFPVSVALLDTPWKALAVIILYVIIQNLESYWFSPLVMQKQVDLLPAITLTAQIFFASFFGVLGLVLALPLTVVSKTWIEELLLTDLLDQWGSEGTGNREQGTEGAGGVGEGGGNN
- a CDS encoding WD40 repeat domain-containing protein, which codes for MLQPQLLNWECRDTLHIHSDAVRVIAMSYDGKLLASRSDDATLQLYNLETPSAPMILADNLCRQYPGYGLVFSPNSPILAVECDKNIHLWNVSTLQYQVLDLGLSVPICSLAFSPNGKLLAAGSFDGFIGFWDLTKGQPLPPLKAHSFPIWSLAFSPDSLFLASGSGDGTVGLWSVNGQQSLALLVGHSFPVWSVAFSPDGLTLATGSEDKTIKLWWLEIGQELATLMGHSASVQSLAFSTEGKILVSASNDGTLRLWKISPDLQVGALLEPIQILAGHQGSVGTVIYSPSERLIVSGSTDATIKLWRKG
- a CDS encoding CTP synthase; translated protein: MTKFVFITGGVVSSIGKGIVAASLGRLLKSRDYSVSILKLDPYINVDPGTMSPFQHGEVFVTQDGAETDLDLGHYERFTDTSMSRLNSVTAGGIYQAVINKERRGDYQGGTVQVIPHITNECKERIHRVAKNTNPDVVITEVGGTVGDIESLPFLEAIRQFRKDVGRKNVIYLHVTLIPWIGAAGEMKTKPTQHSVKELRSIGIQPDILVCRCDRQIPLGIKEKIAGFCDVEADCVITSQDANSIYEVPLLLEQEGLAEQSLKLLQLEQRQPNLTAWQTLVDRLYHRDHNTKCPLPHPKITIAIVGKYVQLTDAYLSVVEALHHAAVQVGAELHLEWINSEDIEGNNPENYLKNVQGIVVPGGFGQRGTDGKISAIEYAREQKIPFLGLCLGMQCSVIEWARHIARLERAHSAEFDPETPNPVINLLPEQQDVVDLGGTMRLGLYPCRLQPDTLAFKLYQQEVVYERHRHRYEFNNAYRTLFLESGYTISGTSPDGRLVEIIELPNHPFFVATQFHPEFQSRPNSPHPLFQGFVEAATQLLKKTQTAMTEPINGRLDPTELRSTSGV